Proteins encoded in a region of the Zestosphaera sp. genome:
- a CDS encoding NAD(+)/NADH kinase — protein MKLGIVPKLNSPEALQLAKLVLKSAESKGLTAFLDARAKDLVSWDKFFHIGKDDVDIVVVIGGDGTVLSTLHLLRDSEVPVATIRYGRRGFLCDVPPYEYSEMVSRIASGDYKLVEYMRLKAEVRGVGATPPALNEIAVVSSGSGRAKVIRLYVHKDDEEVYRRLVGDGVIVATPVGSTAYSLAAGGPVVDPTMRALIVTPLASITLCTRPVILPPNTEVKVTVAKDSPEALLIVDGTFSMTLKPKDSVTIREYHKPAKFARFYVGDYYVRIFERCL, from the coding sequence GTGAAGCTAGGTATAGTGCCTAAACTCAACAGTCCTGAAGCTCTGCAGCTAGCTAAGCTCGTGTTAAAGAGTGCTGAGAGTAAAGGACTGACAGCGTTCTTAGACGCGAGAGCTAAGGACCTCGTATCGTGGGATAAGTTTTTCCATATAGGTAAAGACGATGTAGACATAGTAGTAGTTATAGGGGGTGACGGGACAGTCTTAAGCACTCTGCACTTGCTGAGAGACTCTGAAGTCCCTGTAGCTACGATAAGGTACGGCAGGAGAGGCTTCTTATGTGATGTGCCGCCATACGAGTACTCTGAGATGGTCTCTAGGATAGCGTCAGGAGACTACAAGCTCGTCGAGTATATGAGGCTTAAAGCCGAGGTCAGGGGTGTGGGCGCAACACCCCCAGCACTGAATGAGATAGCTGTCGTGAGTTCAGGGAGTGGTAGAGCTAAAGTGATAAGGCTGTACGTCCATAAAGATGACGAGGAGGTCTACAGAAGACTAGTAGGTGATGGGGTGATAGTAGCGACGCCCGTAGGCTCGACAGCTTACAGTCTAGCTGCCGGAGGGCCCGTGGTAGACCCGACGATGAGGGCTTTGATAGTGACTCCTCTCGCTTCAATAACTCTGTGTACGAGGCCGGTGATATTGCCTCCAAACACTGAAGTTAAGGTGACAGTAGCTAAAGACTCGCCAGAAGCTCTCTTGATAGTTGACGGGACATTCAGCATGACACTGAAGCCAAAAGACTCTGTCACTATAAGAGAGTATCATAAGCCGGCTAAATTCGCTAGATTTTACGTGGGTGACTACTACGTCAGAATCTTCGAGCGATGTCTGTGA
- a CDS encoding chromate transporter, whose protein sequence is MNALLDLFVEFLKIGFLMFGGAYSGVALMHKELVELKGWLTNEEFIDVVGISQSAPGPVTINLAVLIGYRICGILGSVVATLGIVLPAYLIVLGIAAGLSPYLTTPLARTILRGINCAVVALVLIVLLTISQKVLIQDNTVGLVEVVIFVTAFTLVFLFKQHPVAAIGVSIVLSLIAKYVFGF, encoded by the coding sequence TTGAATGCGCTCCTGGATTTGTTTGTAGAGTTCCTGAAAATAGGGTTCCTCATGTTTGGGGGTGCTTATTCTGGTGTAGCGCTTATGCATAAAGAGCTAGTTGAGCTTAAGGGGTGGCTTACAAACGAGGAATTCATTGATGTGGTAGGCATTTCTCAGAGTGCTCCTGGTCCTGTAACCATAAACTTAGCAGTCCTCATAGGCTATAGAATTTGCGGTATTCTCGGCTCTGTAGTAGCTACTTTAGGGATAGTGCTACCGGCCTACTTAATCGTGTTAGGTATTGCAGCAGGCTTATCTCCCTACCTAACAACACCTCTAGCTAGAACAATACTGAGAGGCATAAACTGCGCTGTCGTAGCGTTGGTACTAATAGTTCTGCTAACAATAAGTCAGAAAGTATTAATTCAAGATAACACCGTAGGACTCGTTGAGGTAGTGATATTCGTTACAGCCTTTACTCTAGTCTTTCTCTTCAAGCAACACCCAGTAGCTGCTATAGGGGTCTCCATAGTGTTGAGCCTAATAGCTAAGTACGTGTTTGGCTTTTAA